Proteins from one Planctomyces sp. SH-PL62 genomic window:
- a CDS encoding DEAD/DEAH box helicase has product MASRLGVGWINQMSRIAGPTPTGRFASFAVQVARVNALESRFEPLTDAELREKTHALRLRARQGDSLNGLLPEAFALTREAAKRTIGQRQFDVQVLGGVAIHNSCIAELETGEGKTLVATMPAVLNALPSKGVYVVTVNDYLARRDAEWMGQIYRHLGLTIGCIQTGMADSERRKAYGCDITYGTSKEMGFDFLRDELKRLQLGDTHRKSFEQAFLGQGVHVESETPVQRSHHFAMVDEADSILIDEARTPLIIGANNQPTQEEASAYYGADQLAATLVRIKDYKYDPIEKKAELSAAGRRKVQARAAHSSFGMLTVDSLYEYVERSLRAQIAYLRDRDYVIHEGEIVIVDEFTGRMMPGRQWQDGLHQAIQAKEGLEITLETITAARVTVQDFFKRFKKLAGMTGTATTDAAELRRIYKVGVMKIPTNRHNARIWLPDRVFSNELEKFQAVADQIVEWNKKGAPVLVGTRSIEKSEHLSALLAEAGIEHQVLNAKNHEVEAQIVAQAGQQGRVTVATNMAGRGTDIKLGEGVADLGGLHVIGTERNESRRIDRQLAGRSARQGDRGICQFFVCLQDEIVEAIGEKPANRVRARYAGRGELTSAGWRQFFIRAQARKERQHFKDRKLLMHYEKQRAEMRKNMGLNPVLG; this is encoded by the coding sequence ATGGCAAGCCGACTCGGCGTGGGTTGGATCAATCAGATGTCCCGGATCGCCGGGCCGACGCCCACGGGACGTTTCGCCTCGTTCGCCGTCCAGGTCGCTCGCGTCAACGCCCTGGAATCCCGGTTCGAGCCCCTGACCGACGCCGAGCTTCGCGAGAAAACCCACGCCCTGCGACTCCGCGCGCGGCAGGGCGACTCGCTCAACGGGCTCCTGCCGGAAGCCTTCGCCCTGACCCGCGAGGCCGCCAAGCGGACGATCGGCCAGCGCCAGTTCGACGTCCAGGTCCTGGGCGGCGTCGCCATCCACAATAGTTGCATCGCCGAGCTGGAGACGGGCGAAGGGAAGACCCTGGTCGCCACCATGCCGGCGGTGTTGAACGCGCTGCCGTCGAAGGGGGTGTACGTCGTCACCGTCAACGACTACCTCGCCCGCCGCGACGCCGAATGGATGGGCCAGATCTATCGCCACCTGGGCCTGACCATCGGCTGCATCCAGACCGGGATGGCCGACTCGGAACGCCGCAAGGCATACGGCTGCGACATCACCTACGGCACCAGCAAGGAGATGGGCTTCGACTTCCTCCGCGACGAGCTGAAGCGCCTGCAACTCGGCGACACCCACCGCAAGTCGTTCGAGCAGGCCTTTCTCGGCCAGGGCGTCCATGTCGAGTCCGAGACCCCGGTCCAGCGCAGCCACCACTTCGCCATGGTCGACGAGGCCGACAGCATCCTGATCGACGAGGCCCGAACCCCGCTCATCATCGGCGCCAACAACCAGCCGACGCAGGAGGAGGCCTCCGCCTACTACGGCGCCGACCAGCTCGCCGCCACCCTCGTCCGCATCAAGGACTACAAGTACGACCCGATCGAGAAGAAGGCCGAACTGTCAGCCGCCGGCCGCCGCAAGGTCCAGGCCCGCGCGGCCCACTCCTCGTTCGGGATGCTCACCGTGGACTCGCTCTACGAGTACGTCGAGCGTTCCCTGCGAGCCCAGATCGCCTACCTCCGCGACCGCGACTACGTCATCCACGAGGGCGAGATCGTCATCGTCGACGAATTCACGGGCCGCATGATGCCCGGCCGCCAGTGGCAAGACGGGCTCCATCAGGCGATCCAGGCGAAGGAAGGCCTGGAGATCACCCTGGAGACGATCACCGCCGCCCGCGTCACCGTCCAGGACTTCTTCAAGCGGTTCAAGAAGCTCGCGGGCATGACCGGCACCGCGACCACCGACGCCGCGGAGCTTCGGCGGATCTACAAGGTCGGCGTGATGAAGATCCCGACCAACCGCCACAACGCCCGCATCTGGCTCCCCGACCGGGTCTTCTCGAACGAGCTGGAGAAGTTCCAGGCGGTCGCCGACCAGATCGTCGAATGGAACAAGAAAGGCGCGCCGGTCCTGGTGGGCACCCGGTCGATCGAGAAGTCGGAGCACCTCAGCGCCCTGCTCGCCGAGGCGGGCATCGAGCATCAGGTCCTCAACGCCAAGAACCACGAGGTCGAGGCCCAGATCGTCGCCCAGGCCGGCCAGCAGGGGCGGGTCACGGTCGCCACCAACATGGCCGGTCGCGGCACCGACATCAAGCTCGGGGAGGGGGTCGCCGACCTGGGCGGGCTCCACGTGATCGGCACCGAGCGCAACGAGTCGCGGCGGATCGACCGCCAGCTCGCCGGCCGCTCCGCCCGCCAGGGAGACCGCGGCATCTGCCAGTTCTTCGTCTGCCTCCAGGACGAGATCGTCGAGGCGATCGGCGAGAAGCCGGCCAACCGCGTCCGCGCACGCTATGCCGGCCGCGGCGAGTTGACCAGCGCCGGCTGGCGACAATTCTTCATCCGGGCCCAGGCACGCAAGGAGCGGCAGCACTTCAAGGACCGCAAGCTCCTCATGCACTATGAGAAGCAGCGGGCCGAGATGCGCAAGAACATGGGCCTCAACCCGGTCCTCGGCTGA
- a CDS encoding DUF1570 domain-containing protein yields the protein MTRNRPEFAASRREWLRRASTAILLASAAGPASSRRAIARDRASVAEEAERVAGIQAQAKKAGLAPFGYSWTEHFLGVGDAPDAFRDGALEICEALGRVFLKHLRDRGLPVDFPDERMMVVVLKDAISYGALVGEAPGKDVGGHFDLDADRLVVFDFRPEHGAGGAAERINTFTLVHETTHLLCFNTGLLALRKEPPKCVTEGLATYFEMWRRSSRVPVGGVNRPRLEAIRAASRTDEPWIELPKLLTDDALFDRPATAQLAYGQSWLLMYNLLSSRSLRPNLAAYLADLRTEAGPDRLATFEKRLGPIAAVEDRLRREARAMLRDVR from the coding sequence ATGACCCGGAATCGACCCGAGTTCGCCGCGTCCCGACGGGAGTGGCTTCGTCGCGCGTCGACGGCCATCCTGCTGGCCTCCGCGGCGGGTCCGGCTTCCTCCCGGCGGGCGATCGCCCGGGACCGGGCCTCGGTCGCCGAGGAGGCCGAACGGGTGGCCGGAATCCAGGCCCAGGCGAAGAAGGCCGGATTGGCCCCATTTGGATATTCCTGGACCGAGCACTTCCTCGGCGTCGGCGATGCGCCGGACGCTTTTCGGGATGGCGCGCTGGAGATCTGCGAGGCCCTGGGTCGCGTCTTCTTGAAACACCTGCGCGACCGGGGGCTTCCGGTCGACTTCCCCGACGAGCGGATGATGGTCGTCGTCCTGAAGGACGCGATCTCGTACGGGGCGCTGGTGGGGGAGGCGCCGGGGAAGGACGTGGGGGGGCACTTCGACCTCGACGCCGACCGCCTGGTCGTCTTCGACTTCCGGCCCGAGCACGGGGCGGGGGGGGCGGCCGAACGGATCAATACGTTTACGCTCGTCCATGAGACGACGCATCTGCTCTGCTTCAACACCGGCCTGCTGGCGCTTCGCAAGGAGCCGCCGAAGTGCGTGACCGAGGGGTTGGCGACGTACTTCGAGATGTGGCGGCGGAGTTCGCGAGTCCCCGTCGGCGGCGTGAATCGGCCGAGGCTGGAGGCGATCCGGGCCGCGAGCCGGACGGACGAGCCCTGGATCGAGCTGCCGAAGCTCCTGACCGATGACGCGCTCTTCGACCGTCCCGCGACGGCGCAGCTCGCCTACGGCCAGAGCTGGCTGCTGATGTACAACCTGCTCTCCTCGCGCTCGCTCAGGCCCAACCTGGCGGCCTACCTGGCGGACCTGCGCACCGAGGCCGGCCCCGATCGGCTGGCGACGTTCGAGAAGCGCCTGGGCCCGATCGCGGCCGTGGAGGATCGCCTTCGGCGCGAGGCGAGGGCGATGCTGCGGGACGTTCGATGA
- a CDS encoding NAD-dependent epimerase/dehydratase family protein: MPDRILLTGGTGFFGRRIAEVLRERGHTVATPGRPDFNLMDPDSTLRTLEQVKPDTIVHSAAHYGGLGICVAEPVQIFQRNVIMGVNLLDAAAKVGAKKFLTIGSACAYAGAVNGDMKESDFWSGPLHPSVESYGFTKKVMEVGMRAYQRGCGMMGQMPIVTNLYGEHDVFGEYRSHVAAALIKKFADAVIEKKKQVVCWGTGAPVREFIYSGDAAEGVARLLESGYTDPLNLGTGIGTTIKELSEIVARLTHFDGEIVWDTTKPDGVMRKVLDVSKMESVLNWKPPTSLEAGLAKTIKWYMANKAEADARS; encoded by the coding sequence ATGCCCGATCGCATCTTACTGACCGGCGGGACCGGATTTTTCGGACGTCGCATCGCTGAAGTCCTTCGGGAACGCGGCCATACCGTCGCCACCCCCGGCCGGCCGGACTTCAACCTCATGGACCCGGACTCCACGCTCCGCACGCTGGAGCAGGTCAAGCCTGACACGATCGTCCACTCCGCCGCCCACTACGGCGGGCTTGGCATCTGCGTGGCCGAGCCGGTTCAGATCTTCCAGCGCAACGTCATCATGGGGGTCAACCTCCTCGACGCCGCCGCCAAGGTCGGCGCCAAGAAGTTCCTCACGATCGGGTCGGCCTGCGCCTACGCCGGGGCCGTCAACGGCGACATGAAGGAGAGCGACTTCTGGTCCGGCCCGCTCCACCCCTCGGTCGAGTCCTACGGCTTCACCAAGAAGGTCATGGAAGTGGGCATGCGGGCCTACCAGCGCGGTTGCGGGATGATGGGCCAGATGCCCATCGTCACCAATCTCTACGGGGAGCACGACGTCTTCGGCGAGTATCGCTCGCACGTCGCCGCCGCGCTCATCAAGAAGTTCGCCGACGCCGTCATCGAGAAGAAGAAGCAGGTCGTCTGCTGGGGGACCGGCGCCCCCGTCCGCGAGTTCATCTACTCCGGCGACGCCGCCGAAGGCGTCGCGCGGCTGCTGGAAAGCGGCTATACCGACCCGCTCAACCTCGGCACCGGGATCGGCACGACCATCAAGGAACTCTCCGAGATCGTCGCCCGCCTGACCCACTTCGACGGCGAGATCGTCTGGGACACCACCAAGCCCGACGGCGTGATGCGGAAGGTCCTCGACGTCTCCAAGATGGAGAGCGTCCTCAACTGGAAGCCGCCGACGAGCCTCGAAGCCGGCCTCGCCAAGACCATCAAGTGGTACATGGCCAACAAGGCCGAAGCCGACGCCCGCTCCTGA
- a CDS encoding sigma-70 family RNA polymerase sigma factor has protein sequence MNATTEREADDARLWDRVRGGSREAFEQVVRRHQSLVAAVAYNVCGDLTTSEDVAQETFWAAWKGRDSLQDPNRLRPWLCGIARNLAANAVRRSASRGTSSVHDHATDLEGAGPDPAEAALRGDEQALIWRTLGEIPPLYREPLILYYRQEQSVADVAASLELTEDAVKQRLSRGRAMLRERLASLVEAGLRRSRPGRSFTTGVMAGLTLAGAGSKSAVAATGATLPAVAGSIATGGVFGMLAGLLGGWLGAWLPAQTAATIRQREAHRRAGRRLLLASVGFALVILVLSRTLAGTRAYLPAWLAAMAIFQVWVGIEVWRLCRRLGEIRASSAPDEVNVTAVRQGLAFAARGARGRVYRSRFRFLGLPLVDIQVADPPQYDGDGVQAAPAASRRVATGWIAVGDEARGVLLAVGTRAFGALAIGGAAFGLVSFGGLAIGVVALGGVAVGGLAVAGLAFGVVAVGGLAVGDCALGGASLARSLAVGGIALAWDTAMGGAAIAGQRAVAHEVGARWLAGGPSGVPALEGPIALAARRLMPQGRSVFFGIGVIGLALEFTRMALMYRRPLFSQSTKVGILLAGSLAVFSGCSTSGAPPAPTRFQLDNGLTVLLRPVSGASQTALVVLYDIGGDHDPEGRSGLAHFVEHLYTTAGAGTSAPRTAEEFLQRYPAGCNAQTGDRYTAYATVFPAAQIDAELGEASARMGSLKITEADLDRERPRLIDETARMFELVPSLAAINNAREIVRPTPRGGRRGGLPESLAKITAEEASEYWRRYYKPRNATLVVAGSFDVDDASALIRRHFDGLPAGEERPAPGEPGAIATPRDKVVSVPAPGGSMAAVAIAAPQPRDGDYAGYVVLGARLVKLAMDPSSGIQPYMPLLDDPGAIIVSTVALPTETGDAAAQRLTGRLSQVVQAESTSAEIAEVLSTYGFFLGTTDLPDQALAANLYGVAFAMGRREQLGIEPAAMTAAMQAVTPESVRKAAAGLFAESNRGLVQIRTADSPR, from the coding sequence ATGAACGCGACGACTGAGAGGGAAGCGGATGACGCGAGACTTTGGGATCGAGTCCGTGGCGGAAGTCGCGAGGCGTTCGAGCAGGTCGTCCGCCGGCACCAATCGCTGGTCGCGGCGGTCGCTTACAACGTCTGCGGCGACCTGACGACCAGCGAGGACGTCGCGCAGGAAACCTTCTGGGCGGCCTGGAAAGGGCGAGACTCCCTCCAGGACCCGAACCGCCTGCGCCCATGGCTCTGCGGCATCGCCCGGAACCTGGCGGCGAACGCCGTCCGGCGTTCCGCAAGCCGGGGGACTTCGAGCGTCCATGACCACGCGACGGACCTTGAAGGGGCCGGGCCGGACCCGGCCGAGGCGGCCCTCCGAGGCGACGAGCAGGCGCTGATCTGGCGGACGCTCGGTGAGATTCCGCCGCTGTATCGCGAGCCGCTCATCCTTTACTACCGACAGGAACAGTCGGTGGCGGACGTCGCCGCGAGCCTCGAACTGACCGAGGACGCGGTAAAACAGCGCCTTTCGCGAGGTCGGGCGATGCTCCGCGAACGGCTCGCCTCTTTGGTCGAAGCCGGGCTGCGTCGGAGCCGTCCCGGACGCTCTTTCACGACCGGCGTGATGGCGGGCCTGACGCTGGCCGGAGCCGGGTCGAAATCCGCCGTCGCCGCCACCGGGGCCACGCTCCCCGCCGTCGCGGGCTCGATCGCGACCGGGGGAGTTTTCGGCATGCTCGCCGGGCTCCTCGGCGGCTGGCTCGGCGCATGGCTTCCCGCCCAGACGGCCGCCACGATCCGCCAGCGCGAGGCCCACCGGAGGGCCGGGCGGCGGCTCCTGCTCGCCTCGGTCGGGTTCGCCCTGGTCATCCTGGTCCTGAGCCGGACGCTCGCGGGGACCCGGGCCTATCTCCCGGCCTGGCTGGCGGCGATGGCCATATTCCAGGTCTGGGTGGGTATCGAGGTCTGGCGCCTGTGCCGACGCCTCGGGGAGATCCGGGCCTCCAGCGCCCCCGACGAGGTCAACGTGACGGCCGTTCGGCAGGGACTGGCGTTCGCCGCACGTGGGGCGCGAGGACGCGTCTATCGGAGTCGCTTCCGGTTCCTCGGCCTGCCGCTGGTCGACATCCAGGTCGCCGACCCGCCGCAGTACGACGGCGACGGCGTGCAGGCGGCCCCGGCGGCTTCCCGACGCGTCGCCACGGGCTGGATCGCCGTCGGCGACGAGGCGCGTGGCGTCTTGCTGGCCGTCGGGACGCGAGCCTTCGGGGCCCTGGCGATCGGCGGCGCCGCCTTCGGGCTCGTCAGTTTCGGCGGACTGGCGATCGGCGTGGTGGCCCTCGGCGGTGTAGCCGTCGGTGGGCTGGCGGTCGCGGGCCTGGCGTTCGGAGTGGTCGCGGTCGGCGGGTTGGCCGTCGGCGATTGCGCCTTAGGCGGCGCGAGCCTGGCCCGGTCGTTGGCCGTCGGCGGCATCGCCCTGGCCTGGGACACGGCGATGGGAGGGGCCGCAATCGCCGGTCAGAGGGCCGTCGCGCATGAGGTCGGTGCTCGATGGCTCGCCGGCGGTCCAAGCGGCGTCCCCGCGCTGGAGGGGCCGATCGCGCTCGCCGCGCGTCGGCTCATGCCCCAGGGCCGGTCGGTGTTCTTCGGAATCGGTGTAATCGGTCTGGCCCTTGAATTCACGAGGATGGCTCTGATGTATCGACGCCCGCTTTTCAGTCAGTCGACGAAGGTGGGGATCCTCCTCGCGGGAAGCCTGGCGGTGTTCAGCGGTTGCTCGACGTCCGGGGCGCCCCCCGCCCCGACGAGGTTTCAGCTCGACAACGGCCTGACCGTCCTTTTGCGGCCGGTCTCGGGGGCCTCGCAGACGGCGCTCGTCGTGCTCTACGACATCGGCGGGGACCATGACCCCGAGGGGCGATCGGGCCTGGCGCACTTTGTCGAGCACCTGTACACGACCGCGGGCGCCGGAACGAGCGCCCCCCGCACCGCCGAGGAGTTCCTCCAGCGATATCCCGCGGGCTGCAACGCCCAGACGGGCGATCGCTACACGGCCTACGCGACCGTCTTCCCCGCCGCCCAGATCGACGCCGAACTTGGCGAAGCGTCCGCTCGCATGGGATCGCTGAAGATCACCGAGGCCGACCTCGACCGGGAACGTCCTCGACTGATCGACGAGACGGCCAGGATGTTCGAGTTGGTTCCCAGCCTCGCCGCGATCAACAACGCTCGTGAGATCGTGCGTCCCACTCCTCGGGGTGGTCGACGGGGGGGCCTGCCCGAGTCGCTCGCGAAGATCACCGCCGAGGAGGCGAGCGAGTACTGGAGACGCTACTACAAACCCCGCAACGCGACCCTCGTCGTAGCCGGTTCATTCGACGTCGACGATGCGTCCGCACTCATCCGACGCCACTTCGACGGACTCCCGGCAGGAGAAGAACGACCCGCGCCGGGGGAGCCCGGCGCGATCGCGACGCCTCGCGACAAGGTGGTCTCCGTGCCGGCTCCGGGCGGGTCGATGGCGGCCGTGGCCATCGCCGCCCCTCAACCGCGCGACGGCGATTACGCGGGTTACGTCGTGCTCGGTGCCCGCCTCGTGAAGTTGGCGATGGACCCGTCGAGCGGAATCCAGCCTTATATGCCTTTACTGGACGATCCCGGCGCGATCATCGTGTCGACCGTCGCCCTCCCCACCGAGACGGGCGATGCGGCCGCTCAGCGTCTCACCGGCCGGCTTTCGCAGGTCGTGCAGGCCGAATCGACGAGCGCTGAGATCGCGGAGGTCCTGTCGACGTACGGCTTCTTCCTGGGCACGACCGACCTCCCCGATCAGGCGCTGGCGGCCAACCTCTACGGCGTGGCGTTCGCGATGGGCCGTCGAGAGCAGCTCGGCATCGAACCTGCGGCGATGACCGCTGCAATGCAGGCCGTCACGCCCGAAAGCGTTCGAAAGGCGGCCGCCGGTCTCTTCGCCGAGTCGAATCGGGGACTCGTGCAGATCCGAACCGCCGACTCGCCCCGCTGA
- a CDS encoding ROK family protein yields MNAFDPRPPFYLGIDLGGTNIKSGVVEDTGRPLSSVSIETNAELGPEVGIENLAKAGRMAVEASGLSWDQIAGVGLGSPGTMDLSRGMLLEPPNLPGWNQLPIRDLLAAKLQKPTILQNDANAAAFGEYWAGSGRNTRSLVLFTLGTGIGCGIITDGRIVEGRHSHGGECGHIIIQMENGRRCGCGAYGHLEAYASATAVVKRALDLLEEDSAQSVLRDVPAEELSSRAISEASDAGDPIARRLMKETAYYLAVGAVNLLHTINPDIVLFGGGMIAAGEGFLEEIRQHIQNMAFPAVAQGTRVDYAELGGDAGFIGAAGCARDAFGR; encoded by the coding sequence ATGAACGCGTTCGATCCCCGCCCGCCATTCTACCTGGGCATCGACCTCGGGGGGACGAACATCAAGAGCGGGGTGGTCGAGGACACGGGGCGTCCGCTCTCCTCGGTCAGCATCGAGACCAACGCCGAACTCGGCCCCGAGGTGGGCATCGAGAACCTGGCGAAAGCGGGTCGGATGGCGGTGGAGGCCAGCGGCCTGAGCTGGGACCAGATCGCCGGGGTCGGGCTGGGCTCGCCGGGGACGATGGACCTCTCTCGCGGGATGCTGCTGGAGCCCCCCAACCTCCCGGGCTGGAACCAGCTTCCGATCCGCGACCTGCTCGCCGCGAAGCTCCAGAAGCCGACGATCCTCCAGAACGACGCCAACGCCGCCGCTTTCGGCGAATACTGGGCCGGATCGGGTCGCAACACCCGCAGCCTGGTCCTCTTCACGCTGGGGACGGGGATCGGCTGCGGCATCATCACCGACGGCCGGATCGTCGAGGGTCGTCACAGCCACGGCGGCGAGTGCGGCCACATCATCATCCAGATGGAGAACGGCCGTCGTTGCGGCTGCGGGGCCTACGGCCACCTGGAGGCCTACGCCTCCGCGACGGCCGTGGTCAAGCGCGCCCTCGACCTGCTCGAAGAGGACTCCGCCCAGAGCGTGCTTCGCGACGTCCCGGCCGAGGAACTCAGCAGCCGGGCGATCAGCGAGGCCTCCGACGCCGGCGACCCGATCGCTCGACGGCTCATGAAGGAGACGGCCTATTACCTCGCGGTCGGGGCCGTCAACCTGCTCCACACCATCAACCCTGACATCGTGCTGTTCGGCGGCGGGATGATCGCCGCCGGCGAGGGCTTCCTCGAAGAGATCCGCCAGCACATCCAGAATATGGCGTTCCCCGCCGTCGCCCAGGGGACGCGGGTCGACTACGCCGAGCTCGGCGGCGACGCCGGATTCATCGGCGCCGCCGGATGCGCCCGCGACGCCTTCGGACGCTGA
- the recJ gene encoding single-stranded-DNA-specific exonuclease RecJ, with protein sequence MSTRWRIQPFDRDQIAALSRGAGIAPLVAQVLINRGVRDPERARVFLESRLNGLNDPESLPGAVEAADRVVRAIRDDRSIVIYGDYDVDGVCGVSVLWAALKLAGAKRVAYYIPHRVQEGYGVNPDAVRRIAEEHPGALVVTVDCGISAVAESRLARELGLELIVTDHHTIGPELPPADVVVHPRLPGGSYPFGDLCGAAVAFKLAWQICKSFGDGKKASPHLRDYLVQSLGLVAMATVADVVPLKDENRILVRHGLAGVMASPTTGMRALMKVANCLGRSKLTAGTVGFNLAPRINAAGRLERAMRAVEMLTTSDDALADQIADELNAVNQRRQEVERAIVHEAQEQIRSEGGLKDRGAIVLGRKEWHPGVIGIVASRLVEIYHRPTILVAFGQEFAQGSARSVPGFNIYEAIQACSEGLIGFGGHSAAAGVRMSEGHFATFAERFDAHCRTLLTPELRERVLTIDAEVSLAMLNLNVVQDLEKLEPHGMGNPRPLFLASQARVVGEPRAVGEGKKHLQLKIGQGSAVFKAVAWNMAEKGKDLAHDVECSVVFHPGVDEWNGYRRVQLEVKDFVVSGRVPAPMEAAAAGA encoded by the coding sequence ATGTCGACTCGATGGCGGATCCAACCCTTTGATCGCGACCAGATCGCCGCGCTGAGCCGGGGAGCGGGGATCGCGCCCCTGGTGGCGCAGGTCCTCATCAATCGAGGGGTGCGCGACCCGGAACGCGCTCGTGTCTTCCTGGAGTCCCGGCTCAACGGCCTGAACGACCCCGAATCGCTGCCGGGCGCGGTCGAGGCCGCGGACCGCGTCGTCCGGGCGATCCGGGATGATCGGTCGATCGTCATCTATGGCGACTACGACGTCGACGGCGTCTGCGGCGTGAGCGTCCTGTGGGCGGCGCTCAAGCTGGCGGGGGCGAAGCGGGTCGCCTATTACATCCCCCATCGCGTCCAGGAAGGCTACGGCGTCAACCCGGACGCGGTGCGGCGGATCGCCGAGGAGCATCCCGGCGCCCTCGTCGTCACGGTGGACTGCGGCATCTCCGCCGTGGCCGAGTCGCGGCTGGCCCGGGAACTCGGCCTCGAGCTGATCGTCACCGATCACCACACGATCGGCCCCGAGCTGCCCCCCGCCGACGTGGTCGTCCACCCCCGCCTCCCGGGGGGGTCGTATCCCTTCGGGGACCTCTGCGGCGCGGCGGTGGCGTTCAAGCTCGCCTGGCAGATCTGCAAGAGCTTCGGCGACGGCAAGAAGGCCTCGCCCCACCTGCGCGACTACCTCGTGCAGTCGCTCGGCCTGGTGGCGATGGCCACGGTCGCCGACGTCGTCCCCCTGAAGGATGAGAATCGCATCCTCGTCCGCCACGGCCTCGCGGGCGTCATGGCCTCCCCGACCACCGGGATGCGGGCCTTGATGAAGGTGGCGAATTGCCTGGGGCGGTCGAAGCTCACCGCCGGGACCGTGGGGTTCAACCTCGCCCCCCGGATCAACGCGGCCGGTCGGCTCGAACGAGCGATGCGCGCCGTCGAGATGCTGACCACCAGCGACGACGCCCTCGCCGACCAGATCGCCGACGAGCTGAACGCCGTCAACCAGCGCCGGCAGGAGGTGGAGCGGGCGATCGTCCACGAGGCGCAGGAGCAGATCCGCTCGGAGGGGGGCCTGAAGGACCGGGGGGCCATCGTCCTCGGCCGCAAGGAATGGCATCCGGGCGTCATCGGGATCGTCGCCAGCCGGCTCGTGGAGATCTACCATCGGCCGACGATCCTGGTCGCCTTCGGCCAGGAGTTCGCCCAGGGCTCCGCGCGGTCGGTGCCGGGGTTCAACATCTACGAGGCGATCCAGGCGTGCTCCGAGGGGCTGATCGGCTTCGGCGGCCACTCCGCGGCGGCCGGCGTGCGCATGTCCGAGGGGCACTTCGCCACCTTCGCCGAGCGCTTCGACGCCCACTGCCGGACCCTCCTCACGCCGGAGCTGCGCGAACGCGTCCTGACGATCGACGCGGAGGTCTCGCTGGCGATGCTCAACCTGAACGTCGTGCAGGACCTGGAGAAGCTCGAGCCGCATGGGATGGGCAATCCCCGGCCGCTCTTCCTCGCGAGCCAGGCGCGGGTGGTGGGCGAGCCCCGGGCCGTGGGCGAGGGCAAGAAGCACCTCCAGCTCAAGATCGGCCAGGGGAGCGCCGTCTTCAAGGCCGTCGCCTGGAACATGGCCGAGAAGGGGAAGGACCTCGCCCACGACGTGGAGTGCAGCGTCGTCTTCCATCCCGGCGTCGACGAGTGGAACGGCTATCGCCGAGTCCAGCTCGAGGTCAAGGACTTCGTCGTCTCCGGCCGCGTCCCCGCGCCGATGGAGGCGGCCGCCGCCGGCGCGTGA
- the corA gene encoding magnesium/cobalt transporter CorA, producing the protein MKTLPEASPKDCESGENPGVRLRALYRDGHGEMHLNWPIERLDEAIRDELGTLWLDIDDAPGQPSAVAEHLLRDVFRFHPLAIEDALRETHVSKIDDWDDYLYLVFHSTSIDPEADDLRLEELDVFLGPNYLVTYHERTLAFLSESREAIEHDPRDRMKHGADHLLFRFLDRSVDQSLAAIEQLDERIDRVQDEVMERMDPRNLQKIFRIKRSAIQLQRTFSPQRDVLNRLARDPYRVVKEEHRIYFRDVYDHVVRIHDISESLRDLIAGTLDTYLSVMSNRSNDIMKTLTMVTVMFMPMSFIVGFFGMNFFGATLALETWLPKWALFLGSIAIMSLSPVGMLAFARRRRWL; encoded by the coding sequence ATGAAGACGCTCCCCGAGGCGTCTCCGAAAGATTGCGAGTCCGGAGAAAACCCAGGGGTGCGGCTGCGAGCCCTCTACCGCGACGGCCACGGCGAGATGCACCTGAACTGGCCGATCGAACGGCTCGACGAGGCGATCCGGGACGAACTCGGCACCCTCTGGCTCGACATCGACGACGCTCCGGGGCAACCCAGCGCCGTAGCCGAGCACCTGCTTCGCGACGTCTTCCGGTTCCACCCTCTAGCCATCGAGGACGCGCTCCGGGAGACGCACGTTTCCAAGATCGACGACTGGGACGACTATCTCTATCTGGTATTCCATTCGACCAGCATCGACCCCGAGGCCGACGACCTCCGGCTCGAGGAGCTGGACGTCTTCCTGGGCCCGAACTACCTGGTGACCTACCACGAAAGGACCCTCGCGTTTCTCTCCGAAAGCCGGGAAGCCATCGAGCACGACCCGCGCGATCGGATGAAGCATGGCGCGGACCATTTGCTGTTCCGCTTCCTCGATCGTTCGGTCGATCAATCGTTGGCCGCGATCGAGCAGCTCGACGAGCGGATCGACCGCGTGCAGGACGAAGTCATGGAGCGGATGGACCCGCGCAACCTCCAGAAGATCTTCCGGATCAAGCGCTCGGCGATCCAGCTCCAGAGGACGTTCAGCCCCCAACGCGACGTGCTGAACCGGCTGGCTCGCGACCCTTACCGGGTCGTCAAGGAGGAGCACCGGATCTACTTCCGGGACGTCTACGACCACGTCGTTCGGATCCACGACATCTCCGAGAGCCTGCGCGACCTGATCGCCGGCACGCTCGACACCTACCTGTCGGTGATGTCGAACCGCAGCAACGACATCATGAAGACCCTGACGATGGTCACGGTGATGTTCATGCCGATGTCGTTCATCGTCGGCTTCTTCGGGATGAACTTCTTCGGCGCGACCCTGGCCCTGGAGACATGGCTGCCCAAATGGGCGTTGTTCCTGGGTTCGATCGCGATCATGAGCCTTTCCCCGGTGGGGATGCTGGCGTTCGCCCGCCGTCGTCGCTGGCTCTGA